The Burkholderia pyrrocinia genome has a segment encoding these proteins:
- the eat gene encoding ethanolamine permease codes for MKAESNGRPAAGAKSSGQPALQQTLGTWQLWGIAVGLVISGEYFGWSYGWASAGTLGFVVTALFVAAMYTTFIFSFTELTTSIPHAGGPFAYARRAFGPTGGYLAGAATLVEFVFAPPAIALAIGAYLHVQFPGLEPKHAAMGAYLVFMALNIVGVQIAATFELVVTLLAIFELLVFMGVVSPGFAWSNFMKGGWSGADHFSVGAFHGMFAAIPFAIWFFLAIEGVAMAAEEAKNPKRSIPIAYVAGILTLVALAIGVMVFAGGAGDWTKLANINDPLPQAMKYIVGANSGWMHMLVWLGLFGLVASFHGIILGYSRQIFALAREGYLPEWLGKVHPRFKTPHRAILAGGVVGIAAIYSDELIQFGGQTLTANIVTMSVFGAIVMYIVSMASLFKLRRSQPNMARPFRAPLYPIFPAFAILAAVICLGTMVYFNGLVALVFLGFLAVGYAYFLATRSQRESAPGDALLEE; via the coding sequence AATGGCCGGCCCGCCGCCGGCGCCAAGTCGTCCGGCCAGCCCGCGCTGCAGCAGACGCTCGGGACCTGGCAACTGTGGGGCATCGCGGTCGGCCTCGTGATTTCCGGCGAATACTTCGGCTGGAGCTACGGCTGGGCGAGTGCCGGTACGCTGGGCTTCGTCGTCACCGCGCTGTTCGTCGCGGCGATGTACACGACCTTCATTTTCAGCTTCACCGAACTGACGACGTCGATCCCGCACGCGGGCGGCCCGTTCGCGTATGCACGCCGCGCATTCGGCCCGACCGGCGGTTATCTTGCCGGTGCGGCGACGCTCGTCGAGTTCGTGTTCGCGCCGCCCGCGATCGCGCTCGCGATCGGCGCGTACCTGCACGTGCAGTTCCCGGGGCTCGAACCGAAGCACGCGGCGATGGGCGCGTATCTCGTGTTCATGGCGCTGAACATCGTCGGCGTGCAGATCGCCGCGACGTTCGAGCTCGTCGTCACGCTGCTCGCGATCTTCGAGCTGCTGGTGTTCATGGGCGTCGTGTCGCCGGGCTTCGCGTGGAGCAACTTCATGAAGGGCGGCTGGTCGGGCGCCGATCATTTCAGCGTCGGCGCATTCCACGGGATGTTCGCGGCGATCCCGTTCGCGATCTGGTTCTTCCTCGCGATCGAAGGCGTCGCGATGGCCGCCGAGGAAGCGAAGAACCCGAAGCGCTCGATTCCGATCGCCTACGTGGCCGGGATCCTGACCCTCGTTGCACTCGCGATCGGCGTGATGGTGTTCGCCGGCGGCGCGGGCGACTGGACCAAGCTCGCGAACATCAACGACCCGTTGCCGCAGGCGATGAAGTACATCGTCGGCGCGAACAGCGGCTGGATGCACATGCTCGTGTGGCTGGGGCTGTTCGGGCTCGTCGCGTCGTTCCACGGGATCATCCTCGGCTATTCGCGCCAGATCTTCGCGCTGGCTCGCGAAGGCTACCTGCCGGAGTGGCTCGGGAAGGTGCATCCGCGCTTCAAGACCCCGCATCGCGCGATTCTCGCGGGCGGCGTGGTCGGCATCGCGGCGATCTACAGCGACGAGCTGATCCAGTTCGGCGGGCAGACGCTGACCGCGAACATCGTGACGATGTCGGTGTTCGGTGCGATCGTGATGTATATCGTGAGCATGGCGTCGCTGTTCAAGCTGCGCCGCTCGCAGCCGAACATGGCGCGGCCGTTCCGCGCACCGCTGTACCCGATCTTCCCGGCATTCGCGATCCTTGCGGCGGTCATCTGTCTCGGTACGATGGTGTACTTCAACGGGCTGGTCGCGCTGGTGTTCCTCGGTTTCCTCGCGGTGGGCTACGCGTACTTCCTCGCGACCCGTTCGCAGCGCGAGAGTGCGCCGGGCGACGCGCTGCT